Proteins from a single region of Nocardioides anomalus:
- the metX gene encoding homoserine O-acetyltransferase MetX yields MSPVETARPGSVGVVETQYVDLPGPLALDCGRELSQVRVAYETYGELSPTRDNVILVCHALSGDAHAAGVSATPGAESTRDGFAAEERDGAAGRALGWWDGMIGPGKAFDTDRFFVVSTNLLGGCRGTTGPGSTDPATGAPYGADFPVITVADMVRTERAFLDALGIERLYAVAGGSLGGMQALQWAVSHPDQVDHIVVIASTHALHPQGVAWNAIAREAIRADPDWQGGHYEGTGRKPDAGMGVARMIGHVTYLSGQALDDKFHRRLQDRDDLAYSITEPEFQVESYLEHQAASFVKRFDANTYLYTSRALTYFDLARQHGDGSLADALAGVRARTLLIAFSSDWLYPPVASEEIEAALRADGKDVELHVIDAPYGHDCFLLEEARQTPLIRAFLGEGG; encoded by the coding sequence ATGTCACCAGTCGAGACGGCAAGGCCCGGCTCGGTGGGCGTCGTCGAGACGCAGTACGTCGACCTCCCGGGCCCGCTGGCCCTCGACTGCGGGCGCGAGCTGAGCCAGGTCCGGGTGGCCTACGAGACCTACGGCGAGCTGTCCCCGACGCGCGACAACGTCATCCTCGTCTGCCACGCGCTGAGCGGGGACGCGCACGCGGCCGGCGTCTCGGCGACGCCCGGCGCCGAGAGCACGCGCGACGGCTTCGCCGCCGAGGAGCGCGACGGCGCGGCCGGCCGGGCGCTGGGCTGGTGGGACGGGATGATCGGGCCGGGCAAGGCCTTCGACACCGACCGGTTCTTCGTGGTGAGCACCAACCTGCTCGGCGGCTGCCGGGGCACCACCGGACCGGGCTCGACCGACCCGGCCACCGGGGCGCCGTACGGCGCGGACTTCCCGGTCATCACCGTGGCCGACATGGTCCGCACCGAGCGGGCCTTCCTCGACGCGCTCGGCATCGAGCGCTTGTACGCCGTGGCGGGCGGCTCGCTGGGTGGCATGCAGGCGCTGCAGTGGGCGGTGTCCCACCCCGACCAGGTCGACCACATCGTGGTGATCGCCAGCACGCACGCGCTGCACCCGCAGGGCGTGGCCTGGAACGCCATCGCGCGCGAGGCGATCCGCGCCGACCCCGACTGGCAGGGCGGGCACTACGAGGGCACCGGCCGCAAGCCCGACGCCGGCATGGGTGTGGCCCGGATGATCGGCCACGTCACCTACCTGTCCGGGCAGGCGCTGGACGACAAGTTCCACCGCCGACTCCAGGACCGCGACGACCTGGCCTACTCGATCACCGAGCCGGAGTTCCAGGTCGAGAGCTACCTGGAGCACCAGGCCGCGTCGTTCGTGAAGCGCTTCGACGCCAACACCTACCTCTACACCTCCCGCGCGCTGACCTACTTCGACCTGGCTCGCCAGCACGGCGACGGCTCGCTCGCCGACGCGCTGGCCGGCGTCCGGGCCCGCACGCTGCTCATCGCCTTCAGCTCCGACTGGCTCTACCCGCCCGTGGCCTCGGAGGAGATCGAGGCGGCCCTGCGCGCGGACGGCAAGGACGTCGAGCTGCACGTCATCGACGCGCCGTACGGTCACGACTGCTTCCTGCTCGAGGAGGCCAGGCAGACGCCGCTGATCCGGGCCTTCCTGGGCGAGGGAGGATGA
- a CDS encoding OsmC family protein produces MTTTESPTADNGVNVQHLLDARAALTDAPEAAQFQWRATSTWDRGVHTQIKVQPFFGLGAEQSHEGEHTFDADHPAVFGATDNGITPIEYLLVGLASCLSAGVASVAQNRGIQLRSVEASVSGNHDIRGILGADSDVRNGFNDVHVSFKIDADASREEIEALVAQSQKRSAVFDALTNPTDVSVEVV; encoded by the coding sequence ATGACCACCACCGAGAGCCCCACCGCCGACAACGGCGTCAACGTCCAGCACCTGCTCGACGCCCGCGCGGCGCTGACCGACGCGCCCGAGGCCGCCCAGTTCCAGTGGCGCGCGACCTCGACCTGGGACCGTGGCGTGCACACCCAGATCAAGGTCCAGCCGTTCTTCGGTCTCGGCGCGGAGCAGAGTCACGAGGGCGAGCACACCTTCGACGCCGACCACCCGGCCGTGTTCGGGGCCACGGACAACGGCATCACCCCGATCGAGTACCTCCTCGTCGGCCTGGCCAGCTGCCTGTCCGCCGGTGTCGCCTCGGTCGCGCAGAACCGCGGCATCCAGCTCCGCTCCGTCGAGGCCTCGGTCTCGGGCAACCACGACATCCGCGGCATCCTCGGCGCCGACAGCGACGTGCGCAACGGCTTCAACGACGTGCACGTGTCGTTCAAGATCGACGCCGACGCCTCGCGCGAGGAGATCGAGGCCCTGGTCGCGCAGTCGCAGAAGCGCTCGGCCGTCTTCGACGCGCTCACCAACCCCACCGACGTGAGCGTCGAGGTCGTCTGA
- a CDS encoding O-acetylhomoserine aminocarboxypropyltransferase/cysteine synthase family protein: MSEEPDHDFGFETRQLHAGQRPDPNTGARAVPIFQTSSYVFEDPESAAAYFNLQEYGNTYSRIMNPTTAVLEERVANLEGAAGGVAFASGLGAQAAALFTLLVPGDHVVSSAALYGGSVNQLKHLLRKMNVELTWVDPDDPEAWRAAVQDNTKAFFGETIGNPAGNVLDIETVSSIAHEHGIPLLVDNTFATPYLCRPIEWGADIVIHSATKFIGGHGTSIGGVVVDSGEFDWSNGRFPVVADPSPAYHGLQFHETFGTYGYLMKLRAETLRDLGAPMSPFNAFLFLQGLETLSLRMERHVTNALAIATFLDEHPRASNVTHPGLPGSKYAALVEKYLPRGAGAVFSFDAAGGRTGGTSLIGHLTLWSHLANVGDAKSLVIHPASTTHRQLSDDELAAGGVGPGTIRLSVGLESVDDLIWDLSRALDGLAS; the protein is encoded by the coding sequence GTGAGCGAGGAACCCGACCACGACTTCGGCTTCGAGACCCGGCAGCTGCACGCCGGCCAGCGGCCCGACCCCAACACCGGGGCGCGGGCGGTGCCGATCTTCCAGACCTCGAGCTACGTCTTCGAGGACCCGGAGTCGGCGGCGGCGTACTTCAACCTCCAGGAGTACGGCAACACCTACTCCCGGATCATGAACCCGACCACCGCCGTGCTCGAGGAGCGCGTGGCCAACCTCGAGGGCGCCGCCGGCGGCGTGGCCTTCGCCAGCGGTCTCGGCGCGCAGGCCGCCGCGCTGTTCACGCTGCTGGTGCCCGGCGACCACGTGGTGTCCTCGGCCGCGCTGTACGGCGGCTCGGTCAACCAGCTCAAGCACCTGCTGCGCAAGATGAACGTCGAGCTGACCTGGGTCGACCCCGACGACCCGGAGGCGTGGCGGGCCGCGGTGCAGGACAACACCAAGGCATTCTTCGGCGAGACCATCGGCAACCCGGCCGGCAACGTCCTGGACATCGAGACGGTCTCCAGCATCGCGCACGAGCACGGCATCCCGCTGCTGGTCGACAACACCTTCGCCACGCCGTACCTCTGCCGGCCGATCGAGTGGGGCGCCGACATCGTCATCCACTCCGCCACCAAGTTCATCGGCGGCCACGGCACCTCCATCGGTGGCGTGGTCGTGGACTCCGGGGAGTTCGACTGGAGCAACGGGCGGTTCCCCGTCGTGGCCGACCCGTCGCCGGCGTACCACGGGCTGCAGTTCCACGAGACCTTCGGCACCTACGGCTACCTCATGAAGCTGCGCGCCGAGACCCTGCGCGACCTCGGCGCCCCCATGTCGCCGTTCAACGCGTTCCTGTTCCTGCAGGGGCTCGAGACGCTGTCGCTGCGGATGGAGCGCCACGTGACCAATGCGCTCGCGATCGCGACCTTCCTCGACGAGCACCCGCGGGCCTCCAACGTCACCCACCCCGGCCTGCCCGGCAGCAAGTACGCCGCCCTGGTCGAGAAGTACCTCCCGCGCGGCGCCGGCGCGGTCTTCTCCTTCGACGCCGCCGGCGGCCGCACCGGCGGCACCTCGCTCATCGGCCACCTCACCCTCTGGTCGCACCTGGCCAACGTCGGCGACGCCAAGAGCCTGGTCATCCACCCCGCCAGCACCACCCACCGCCAGCTCAGCGACGACGAGCTCGCCGCCGGCGGCGTCGGCCCCGGCACCATCCGGCTCTCCGTCGGGCTGGAGTCGGTCGACGACCTGATCTGGGACCTCTCCCGCGCGCTCGACGGGCTGGCGTCGTGA